The Coffea arabica cultivar ET-39 chromosome 8e, Coffea Arabica ET-39 HiFi, whole genome shotgun sequence genome window below encodes:
- the LOC113722529 gene encoding patatin-like protein 1, which produces MEGANSSPVQNLPPTNGNLITILSIDGGGIRGIIPAAILDFLESQLQELDGEDARIADYFDVIAGTSTGGLITAMLTAPNEKNRPLYAAKEIKPFYLENGSKIFPQKSGILGLIKPVLNFIPGPLYDGKYLHKILKEKLGQTRLRQTLTNVVIPTFDVKYLQPTIFSTYEVKTSPLLDALLSDICISTSAAPTYFPAHYFTNQDDKGNVWEFNLTDGGVAANNPTILAMSQVTKQMVKNDPDFSQMKPMDYASFLVISIGTGSAKKEKKFSAEMVNKWNPLGWVLNGTVPPLVEMFAQASGDMVDYQISVIFQALHSEANYLRIQDDTLTGQSASVDVATKENMEKLGEIGSNLLKNPVSRVNLLTGAVEQVENGGTNEEALKRFAKLLSDERRLRRSKSQTTN; this is translated from the exons ATGGAGGGAGCAAACTCTTCTCCTGTTCAAAACCTGCCCCCAACCAATGGAAATCTAATAACTATTCTTAGCATTGATGGAGGTGGTATCAGAGGCATCATTCCTGCTGCTATTCTTGATTTCCTTGAATCCCAACTTCAG GAGCTGGATGGTGAAGATGCAAGAATTGCTGATTATTTTGATGTTATTGCGGGAACCAGTACTGGAGGTCTCATAACAGCTATGTTAACTGCACCAAATGAAAAGAATCGTCCTCTTTATGCTGCAAAAGAAATCAAGCCATTTTATTTGGAGAATGGCTCCAAAATATTCCCACAAAAGAG TGGCATACTGGGGTTGATCAAACCCGTGCTGAATTTTATCCCAGGTCCCTTGTATGATGGGAAATACCTTCACAAAATTCTCAAGGAAAAGTTAGGGCAAACTCGGTTACGCCAAACGTTGACCAATGTTGTTATTCCAACATTTGATGTCAAGTATTTACAGCCAACCATATTTTCCACATATgag GTGAAAACTTCCCCATTGCTGGATGCTCTGTTATCTGACATATGCATTAGCACGTCTGCAGCTCCAACCTATTTTCCTGCTCATTACTTCACAAATCAGGATGACAAAGGAAATGTTTGGGAGTTCAACCTCACTGATGGTGGTGTAGCTGCAAATAATCCG ACCATACTGGCCATGAGCCAGGTAACCAAACAAATGGTTAAAAATGATCCAGATTTCTCCCAAATGAAGCCAATGGATTATGCTAGCTTTCTAGTGATCTCAATTGGCACAGGAtcagcaaagaaagaaaagaaattcagTGCTGAAATGGTGAACAAATGGAACCCTTTGGGTTGGGTGCTTAACGGGACTGTGCCACCATTAGTAGAGATGTTTGCCCAAGCAAGTGGAGATATGGTGGATTATcaaatatctgtgattttccaaGCTCTTCATTCTGAAGCCAACTATCTTCGTATTCAA GATGACACATTAACGGGACAAAGCGCCTCAGTTGATGTGGCGACAAAAGAAAACATGGAAAAGCTTGGGGAAATTGGTTCAAATTTGCTAAAAAACCCAGTTTCAAGAGTGAATTTGCTCACAGGAGCAGTTGAGCAAGTGGAGAATGGTGGTACTAACGAGGAGGCTTTGAAAAG GTTCGCAAAATTGCTCTCGGATGAAAGGAGACTCCGAAGGTCAAAATCTCAAACCACAAATTAA
- the LOC113722496 gene encoding patatin-like protein 2: MEGAISSLQNLPPVNGNLVTILSIDGGGIRGIIPATILDFLESELQELDGQDARIADYFDVIAGTSTGGLIATMLTAPNEKNRPLFAAKDIKPFYMEHGPKIFPQRSGFRRMIKFCGIQQMIKFVLNFFPGPVYDGKYLHKILKEKLGETRLRKTLTHVVIPTFDVKCLQPIIFSTFEDKKSPLLDARLSDICISTSAAPTYFPAHKFVNEGNPKEFHLIDGGVAANNPTLLAMTHATKPMGDNGPDFSKMKVMEYGQFLVISIGTGSARKEKKFSAEMVNKWNPLGWVLNGSMPPIVEMFAEASQDMVDYHISVTFQALHSEANYLRIQDDTLKGQIASVDVATKQNMEELGKIGSKLLEKTVSRVNLLTGQHEEVRDGGTNKEALKRFAKQLSNERKVRQLKPQTEN, translated from the exons ATGGAAGGAGCAATATCTTCTCTTCAAAACCTGCCCCCAGTCAATGGGAATCTAGTCACTATTCTTAGTATTGACGGCGGTGGTATCAGAGGGATCATTCCCGCTACAATTCTTGATTTCCTTGAATCCGAACTTCAG GAGTTGGATGGTCAGGATGCAAGAATTGCTGATTATTTTGATGTCATTGCGGGAACCAGTACTGGAGGTCTCATAGCAACTATGTTAACTGCACCTAATGAAAAAAATCGTCCTCTTTTTGCTGCAAAAGATATCAAGCCATTTTATATGGAGCATGgccctaaaatattcccacAAAGGAG TGGCTTTCGGCGGATGATCAAATTTTGTGGCATACAGCAGATGATCAAATTCGTGCTGAATTTTTTCCCAGGTCCCGTGTATGATGGAAAATACCTTCACAAAATTCTTAAGGAAAAGTTAGGGGAAACTCGGTTACGCAAAACGTTAACCCATGTTGTTATTCCAACATTTGATGTCAAGTGTTTACAGCCCATCATTTTTTCCACGTTTgag GACAAAAAATCCCCATTGCTGGATGCCCGGTTGTCTGACATATGCATTAGCACGTCCGCAGCTCCAACCTATTTTCCTGCTCATAAGTTTGTAAATGAAGGAAATCCTAAGGAGTTTCACCTCATTGATGGTGGTGTAGCTGCAAATAATCCG ACCCTACTAGCCATGACACATGCAACCAAACCAATGGGGGATAATGGGCCagatttctccaaaatgaagGTAATGGAATATGGCCAGTTTCTGGTGATCTCAATTGGCACAGGATcagcaaggaaagaaaagaaattcagCGCTGAAATGGTGAACAAATGGAACCCTTTGGGTTGGGTGCTTAACGGGTCTATGCCACCAATAGTAGAGATGTTTGCCGAAGCAAGTCAAGATATGGTGGATTATCATATATCTGTGACTTTCCAAGCTCTTCATTCTGAAGCCAACTATCTTCGTATTCAA GATGACACATTAAAAGGACAAATCGCCTCAGTTGATGTGGCGACAAAACAAAACATGGAAGAGCTTGGGAAAATTGGCTCAAAATTGCTCGAAAAAACAGTTTCAAGGGTGAATTTGCTCACAGGACAACACGAGGAAGTAAGGGACGGCGGTACAAACAAGGAGGCTTTGAAAAG GTTTGCAAAGCAGCTGTCAAATGAAAGGAAAGTCCGGCAGCTGAAGCCTCAAACCGAAAATTAG